The following coding sequences lie in one Candidatus Paceibacterota bacterium genomic window:
- a CDS encoding ArsB/NhaD family transporter, with protein sequence MDTSFWIAITIFVITYAIIVFDKVHFTVISLAGATLMILLGVINQEQAVEGVDFNTIGLLIGMMVIVSIAKKSGMFQYVAIWASKAGRGDPKNIFILFGILVAVFSAFLDNVTTVLLMVPVVFVITHNLKINPKPFLLETILLSNIGGTATLIGDPPNILVGSAVGLSFNDFIINLAPIVIVITVVTIAILCRIYKKDLVTTPEAQALIMKFEPKKAITNQTLLLKSLFVLGLVMLGFFTHSVTHLEVATIALAGASLLLLITCYEPEKCLNDVEWTSIFFFAGLFILVTGIEKVGAIRIMAEELIRLTGDNQVLTTIAILWGSAIFSAIVNNIPFIATMIPLIKDVGALTGLDLGPMWWALLIGTDIGGNATIIGASANVIVNGMGEKEGYKFDFIEYMKLAVPLTFIALVIGTVYIYLRYLM encoded by the coding sequence ATGGATACGAGTTTTTGGATTGCGATTACGATATTTGTTATAACCTATGCGATCATAGTTTTTGACAAAGTTCACTTTACGGTAATATCCCTCGCGGGAGCGACATTAATGATCCTGCTTGGTGTCATCAATCAGGAACAGGCTGTCGAAGGTGTTGATTTCAATACAATCGGGCTTCTGATCGGAATGATGGTGATCGTGAGTATCGCCAAGAAAAGCGGAATGTTTCAATATGTTGCGATCTGGGCGTCAAAAGCGGGCAGGGGAGATCCGAAAAATATTTTTATACTGTTTGGTATTCTTGTCGCGGTATTCTCGGCGTTTTTGGATAATGTCACGACAGTTCTTTTGATGGTGCCGGTCGTTTTTGTCATCACTCATAATTTGAAGATCAATCCCAAGCCATTCCTTCTCGAAACGATACTTTTGTCCAATATCGGAGGGACTGCGACACTGATCGGCGATCCGCCAAACATTCTAGTCGGAAGTGCCGTGGGGCTCTCATTCAATGATTTTATAATCAATCTTGCGCCGATCGTAATTGTCATAACAGTTGTCACGATCGCAATCTTGTGCCGGATATATAAAAAAGATCTGGTAACAACCCCTGAAGCGCAGGCTCTTATCATGAAATTCGAACCGAAAAAAGCTATTACCAACCAGACTTTATTGCTGAAATCTTTATTTGTGCTTGGTCTTGTGATGCTGGGATTTTTCACGCATAGCGTTACGCATTTGGAGGTGGCGACGATCGCCCTTGCGGGAGCATCATTGCTTCTTCTTATAACGTGCTATGAGCCGGAAAAGTGCCTTAATGATGTGGAATGGACCTCGATATTCTTTTTCGCGGGACTTTTTATTCTTGTCACTGGCATTGAAAAAGTAGGTGCTATAAGGATCATGGCGGAGGAGCTAATAAGATTAACCGGCGACAATCAGGTTCTTACAACGATCGCTATCTTGTGGGGTTCCGCAATATTTTCTGCTATCGTGAACAACATTCCATTCATAGCGACTATGATACCTCTTATCAAGGATGTTGGCGCCCTGACCGGGCTTGATCTTGGTCCCATGTGGTGGGCGCTCTTGATCGGAACCGATATCGGCGGAAACGCAACGATCATCGGAGCTTCGGCCAATGTCATTGTGAATGGCATGGGAGAAAAAGAAGGATATAAATTCGATTTCATTGAATATATGAAGCTTGCTGTCCCTTTGACATTCATAGCCCTGGTCATCGGAACTGTGTACATCTATTTGAGATATTTAATGTAA
- a CDS encoding type IV secretion system DNA-binding domain-containing protein, with protein MMMDRDITYFAKTNFRGQEHIFGIKRDDRRRHMYIIGKTGMGKTNLLETLVIADIKAGNGVAVVDPHGDFAEKILNFVPASRINDVVYFNPADIDYPIAFNVMEQVDVKYRHLISSGLIGVFKKIWADSWGPRLEYLLRNVILGLLEYPGSTLLGVPRMLVDKEYRAKVVAKITDPVVKAFWTTEFTKYSAQFTVDAISPIQNKVGQFLSSALVRNIISQTKSSIDMREIMDNKKIFVVNLAKGKIGEDYSALLGAMLITKIQLAAMGRTDIPEDERKDFYLYVDEFQNFATESFAGILSEARKYRLNLIVAHQYIGQLEEEVSDAIFGNIGTLITFRVGAADAEFLEKEYEPIFMMNDLVNLGKYNIYLKLMIDGVAGDAFSATTLPPNPVTEKSNAEKIIKVSRERYASKREVVEDKITRWSGIDLGEGSQGEKPRGERRFEGGEESRSYKSDKIDRELWDAECAMCKEKIKVPFKPDPNRATYCRNCLVEVRKKMTDAPKSSQPAVKFEPEKKVFENPVNKEIEKKKEIIVAKPKQEDRHAEPVKTEVVKKPEAVEARIDVKKPEIRPEIKNNVSVRRAEVKVPEVSKLIVQPKKMDKIPLEAIKKTVPPPAAISRQAEIPKKKVVPLNTAVLSGPPEIPKQKAEEKAKAGSLSEKADIKEGETIKF; from the coding sequence ATGATGATGGACAGAGATATAACATATTTTGCAAAAACGAATTTTCGCGGACAGGAGCATATTTTTGGCATAAAAAGAGATGACAGGAGAAGGCACATGTATATCATCGGAAAGACCGGTATGGGAAAAACGAATCTCCTCGAGACCCTGGTTATCGCCGATATCAAAGCCGGGAATGGCGTTGCCGTTGTGGATCCGCATGGGGATTTTGCCGAAAAGATCCTGAATTTTGTCCCTGCATCCAGGATCAATGATGTGGTGTATTTCAATCCCGCCGATATAGACTATCCGATCGCATTTAATGTCATGGAACAGGTTGACGTGAAATACAGGCATCTCATATCTTCGGGATTGATCGGTGTTTTCAAGAAAATATGGGCGGATTCCTGGGGTCCCCGATTGGAATATCTGCTCCGAAATGTGATATTGGGACTCTTGGAATATCCCGGAAGCACTCTGCTCGGAGTTCCAAGAATGCTTGTGGACAAAGAATATAGGGCCAAGGTGGTCGCAAAGATCACGGATCCCGTGGTAAAGGCGTTCTGGACCACTGAATTCACGAAATATTCAGCCCAATTCACCGTGGATGCGATATCTCCGATCCAGAACAAGGTCGGACAATTTCTCTCGAGCGCTCTCGTGAGAAATATCATTTCGCAGACGAAGTCCTCGATAGACATGAGGGAAATAATGGACAACAAAAAAATATTCGTTGTGAATCTCGCCAAAGGAAAGATCGGCGAGGACTATAGCGCTCTCTTGGGCGCGATGCTCATTACAAAGATACAGCTTGCCGCCATGGGAAGAACGGATATTCCGGAGGACGAAAGAAAGGATTTCTATCTATATGTCGACGAGTTCCAGAATTTCGCGACCGAATCATTTGCGGGAATATTGTCCGAGGCCAGGAAATACAGGCTGAATCTGATCGTTGCTCATCAATACATAGGACAGCTCGAAGAAGAGGTTAGCGATGCTATTTTCGGAAATATCGGAACCCTTATTACTTTCAGGGTCGGAGCTGCGGATGCGGAATTTCTGGAAAAAGAATATGAACCTATTTTCATGATGAACGATCTTGTAAATCTCGGAAAATATAATATTTATCTCAAGCTGATGATCGACGGAGTGGCCGGAGACGCCTTCAGCGCGACGACGCTTCCCCCAAATCCCGTGACCGAAAAAAGCAATGCGGAAAAGATAATCAAAGTTTCAAGGGAAAGATATGCAAGCAAGAGAGAAGTCGTTGAGGATAAGATCACGAGGTGGTCGGGGATCGATCTTGGAGAAGGAAGCCAGGGAGAAAAACCGAGAGGAGAGAGAAGGTTCGAGGGCGGCGAGGAATCGAGGTCTTACAAATCCGATAAGATCGACCGCGAGCTTTGGGATGCCGAATGCGCGATGTGCAAAGAAAAGATCAAAGTGCCGTTCAAACCCGATCCGAACAGGGCGACATATTGCAGAAATTGTCTTGTTGAAGTCAGGAAAAAGATGACTGATGCGCCTAAAAGCAGCCAGCCGGCAGTAAAGTTCGAACCGGAGAAGAAGGTTTTCGAAAATCCTGTCAATAAGGAGATCGAAAAGAAAAAGGAGATCATTGTTGCAAAGCCGAAGCAGGAGGATCGGCATGCCGAACCCGTAAAAACGGAAGTCGTTAAAAAGCCGGAAGCTGTTGAGGCGCGTATTGATGTGAAAAAACCGGAGATCAGGCCCGAGATAAAAAATAATGTCAGTGTTCGAAGAGCGGAGGTCAAAGTGCCGGAGGTTTCAAAGCTGATCGTTCAGCCGAAAAAAATGGATAAAATTCCCTTAGAGGCGATAAAGAAGACCGTTCCGCCACCCGCGGCAATTTCCAGGCAGGCCGAAATACCGAAGAAGAAAGTTGTTCCATTGAACACCGCGGTTCTTTCCGGGCCGCCTGAAATTCCGAAGCAGAAAGCTGAAGAAAAGGCGAAGGCCGGAAGTCTTTCTGAGAAGGCAGACATAAAGGAGGGTGAAACGATAAAATTTTGA
- a CDS encoding CBS domain-containing protein, which produces MTNKKKCTVADYMRTPAITANITTTFREAVEIMIKENINSLVIVDRDGKVIGILSSWDLVEYVVPDYLEEDKHLAAFESSDTFKIRTRQIANDPIGKFITKRVHTISAGSSIMETATTLSEYHVRQMPVVDEKGYPIGYINCADIKQAIYDVLQGRRSNNKE; this is translated from the coding sequence ATGACGAATAAAAAAAAATGCACCGTGGCAGATTACATGCGCACGCCTGCCATAACGGCGAATATAACAACGACTTTCAGGGAGGCTGTTGAAATTATGATAAAAGAAAATATCAACAGTCTTGTGATCGTCGACCGGGACGGCAAGGTAATCGGAATACTATCCAGTTGGGATCTTGTTGAATATGTCGTTCCGGATTATCTGGAAGAAGACAAACATTTGGCCGCATTCGAATCTTCGGATACTTTCAAGATCAGGACCAGGCAGATCGCGAACGACCCGATCGGAAAATTTATTACGAAAAGGGTGCATACGATAAGCGCGGGCAGCTCGATCATGGAAACTGCGACGACACTCTCGGAATATCATGTCAGGCAGATGCCGGTTGTCGATGAAAAGGGATATCCTATAGGATATATAAACTGCGCCGATATCAAGCAGGCCATTTATGACGTTTTGCAGGGCAGAAGAAGCAACAATAAAGAATAA
- a CDS encoding cysteine synthase family protein, producing the protein MIHKNILTLIGKTPMVKINKLASKGDATIYAKLEEYNIGGSVKDRMALYLIEDAEKKGSLTKGKVLLEASSGNTGIAMAMIAGVKGYEIEIVIPESVSIERRKLIKAYGAKLVLSPAEKGTGGAVELKDKMLSENPGKYANLDQFSNPANITAHYETTAEEILEDIEGKIDMVVLGLGTAGTGIGISKRLKERDPKITIVGVLPELGSAIQGLRHPKELNPTKLFDIKYFDEIIEIKKELIPETFEVARNLAKKEGILAGMSSGAAMYISLKKAKELGAGKIIVTILPDTGERYLSTALFE; encoded by the coding sequence ATGATCCATAAAAATATATTGACTTTGATCGGCAAGACCCCGATGGTAAAAATAAACAAGCTGGCATCTAAAGGCGATGCAACGATCTATGCTAAGCTCGAGGAATATAACATAGGAGGTTCTGTGAAGGATAGGATGGCTCTCTATCTTATAGAAGATGCAGAGAAAAAGGGATCGCTTACGAAGGGCAAGGTTCTTCTTGAAGCAAGTTCCGGAAATACCGGCATTGCGATGGCCATGATCGCGGGGGTTAAGGGCTATGAGATCGAGATAGTCATTCCGGAGTCGGTAAGCATTGAAAGAAGAAAATTGATCAAGGCATATGGCGCAAAACTGGTTCTGTCTCCGGCGGAGAAGGGAACTGGCGGGGCTGTTGAGCTGAAAGACAAAATGCTTTCGGAAAATCCCGGAAAATATGCCAACCTCGATCAATTCAGCAATCCGGCGAATATAACGGCGCATTATGAGACCACGGCGGAAGAGATCCTTGAAGATATTGAAGGAAAGATTGATATGGTAGTCCTGGGACTCGGAACTGCGGGAACGGGTATTGGAATTTCAAAGAGACTGAAAGAGCGAGATCCGAAGATCACAATAGTCGGCGTGCTTCCTGAACTTGGATCGGCCATTCAGGGTCTCAGGCATCCGAAAGAGCTGAATCCTACAAAGCTCTTCGATATAAAATATTTTGACGAGATCATTGAAATTAAAAAAGAACTGATCCCGGAGACCTTTGAAGTTGCGAGGAATTTGGCGAAGAAAGAAGGCATACTGGCTGGCATGAGCTCGGGGGCGGCAATGTATATCTCATTAAAAAAAGCAAAAGAGCTGGGCGCGGGAAAGATCATCGTGACCATCCTTCCGGATACCGGCGAAAGATATCTCAGCACCGCTTTATTCGAATAA
- the secD gene encoding protein translocase subunit SecD, with translation MSSKKKVVVNFLIILILAVVAGYIVYPKNQGIKIQQFGMNYYNDLKFRLGLDLQGGTHLEYQADLSQVKELDKRAAMEGVRDVIERRVNAFGVSEPLVQISKNDRLVVELAGIKDVNQAIKMIGETPLLEFKEEMNEEEKAQLRDQFKDSDIPEDYLSQFYYKSTGLNGNQLQRADVAFNPNTYEPEVQLVFNDEGKKLFGEITTRNVNRKVAIYLDGMPISIPRVNEPITDGKAVISGNFTVDESKTLAQRLNAGALPVPIKLISQQTVDASLGKDSIDKSIIAGTVGFIVLSLFMITYYRLQGFLAVLALILYSLIVLSLFKLIGVTLTLSGIAGFIMSIGMAVDANVLVFERMREELRKGKTVAIATEDGFSRAWSSIFDSNVSTLITCLILAYFGSSIIVGFAITLGIGVIVSMFSAIFITKTLLKIVIMFKAGRNGWLFGVSKKKNIPENA, from the coding sequence ATGTCCAGTAAGAAAAAAGTGGTAGTGAATTTTTTGATCATCCTGATCTTGGCTGTTGTGGCGGGCTATATCGTGTATCCGAAAAACCAGGGGATAAAGATCCAGCAATTCGGAATGAATTATTATAATGACCTCAAATTCCGTCTCGGACTGGATTTGCAGGGGGGAACGCATCTGGAGTATCAGGCTGACCTTTCCCAGGTCAAGGAGTTGGATAAGCGAGCAGCCATGGAAGGCGTGAGGGACGTTATTGAAAGAAGAGTGAATGCGTTTGGCGTTTCGGAGCCGCTTGTCCAGATCTCAAAGAACGACCGGCTGGTCGTGGAGCTTGCGGGCATAAAGGACGTGAATCAGGCCATCAAGATGATCGGCGAGACACCGCTTTTGGAATTCAAAGAAGAAATGAATGAAGAAGAAAAGGCTCAGCTGAGAGATCAGTTCAAGGATTCGGATATTCCTGAAGATTATCTTTCTCAATTTTACTATAAATCCACCGGGCTCAATGGAAATCAGCTTCAGCGCGCCGATGTTGCTTTCAATCCGAATACCTATGAACCGGAGGTTCAACTGGTTTTTAATGATGAAGGGAAGAAGCTTTTTGGCGAAATAACCACAAGGAATGTGAATAGAAAAGTTGCTATTTATCTGGACGGCATGCCGATCAGTATTCCAAGAGTGAATGAGCCGATAACGGACGGAAAAGCGGTTATATCCGGAAATTTCACGGTTGATGAATCCAAAACTCTGGCGCAGAGGCTGAATGCCGGAGCGCTTCCTGTCCCGATCAAGCTCATCAGCCAGCAGACTGTTGATGCAAGTCTCGGAAAGGATTCCATAGACAAAAGCATTATTGCAGGCACAGTCGGATTCATTGTGCTGAGCTTATTCATGATAACATATTATAGATTACAGGGATTCCTGGCGGTGCTAGCGCTCATCCTTTATTCTCTTATTGTTCTGTCTTTATTCAAGCTTATAGGTGTCACGCTGACACTTTCCGGAATTGCGGGTTTTATCATGTCTATAGGAATGGCAGTCGATGCGAATGTCCTGGTTTTTGAAAGGATGAGGGAAGAACTGAGGAAGGGGAAAACCGTTGCCATTGCCACAGAAGACGGATTTTCCAGGGCTTGGAGTTCCATATTCGACTCGAACGTATCAACGCTTATCACCTGTCTTATCCTTGCATATTTCGGTTCAAGTATAATAGTCGGATTTGCCATAACGCTGGGCATCGGTGTTATCGTCAGCATGTTCTCGGCGATATTCATCACAAAGACTTTGCTCAAGATCGTCATAATGTTCAAGGCGGGAAGGAACGGATGGCTTTTCGGGGTCAGCAAGAAAAAGAATATTCCGGAAAATGCATAA
- the secF gene encoding protein translocase subunit SecF, whose product MIKIIQRRKIWFTLSSLLFVASIVALLNWGVKLGIDFTGGTLLEFSFKDKTLNSQEIKDSLKDLNLGDISVQFSGEKNVLVRFKDVDEDTHQKILQAVDNKVGEKNDPASAPFGETPALNSDVPENQIDVNSQEGVKVNEKINPALVETNPVAVPGGNVSVTTDDGSATISAEGNGDVKVEPVSVASGALKNVEEKRFDSIGPAIGSELKTNAIWAIAIALVAMVVYIGWAFRKVSYPVSSFKYGIVATLALFHDVTITLGIFSALGHFYNVEVGLPFVAAILAVLGYSVNDTIVVFDRTRENLLRSGMSDFEEIVNKSVNETMTRSINTTYTTLLVLFCVYLFGGESIRYFIVALFVGIFFGTYSSIFIASPLLVTWHNWDLKKR is encoded by the coding sequence ATGATCAAAATAATTCAGAGAAGGAAAATATGGTTTACGCTGTCGTCTCTGCTTTTTGTCGCCAGCATCGTTGCGCTGTTGAATTGGGGGGTAAAGCTCGGGATCGATTTTACGGGCGGAACTTTGTTGGAATTTTCTTTCAAGGATAAGACCTTGAATAGCCAGGAGATCAAAGATTCTCTCAAGGACTTGAATCTGGGCGATATAAGCGTGCAATTTTCCGGAGAAAAGAATGTTCTTGTGAGATTCAAAGACGTGGATGAAGATACGCATCAGAAAATATTGCAGGCAGTGGACAATAAAGTTGGAGAGAAAAATGATCCGGCAAGCGCTCCATTCGGCGAAACTCCGGCTTTGAACTCAGATGTGCCGGAAAATCAGATCGATGTCAATTCTCAGGAAGGGGTGAAGGTCAATGAAAAAATTAATCCCGCTTTGGTGGAGACGAATCCCGTTGCAGTGCCCGGAGGAAATGTGTCGGTTACGACCGATGATGGTTCGGCAACCATATCCGCCGAGGGAAACGGGGATGTCAAGGTGGAGCCGGTAAGTGTTGCCAGCGGAGCATTGAAGAACGTTGAGGAGAAACGATTTGATTCTATCGGTCCTGCGATCGGAAGCGAACTGAAAACGAACGCCATTTGGGCGATAGCGATCGCGCTTGTGGCAATGGTTGTTTATATCGGCTGGGCTTTCAGGAAAGTTTCTTATCCGGTATCCAGCTTTAAATACGGGATCGTTGCAACCCTGGCTCTTTTTCACGATGTTACCATAACCTTGGGCATATTCTCGGCTTTGGGGCACTTTTATAACGTTGAGGTCGGTCTTCCTTTCGTGGCTGCGATATTGGCCGTTCTCGGATATTCCGTGAATGATACGATCGTCGTTTTTGACAGGACTCGTGAAAATCTTCTCAGATCGGGAATGTCCGATTTTGAGGAAATTGTGAATAAAAGCGTCAATGAAACCATGACCAGGTCGATCAATACGACATACACCACCCTTTTGGTCCTGTTCTGTGTGTATCTTTTCGGAGGCGAATCCATAAGATATTTCATTGTCGCGCTTTTCGTGGGAATATTCTTCGGAACCTACTCATCTATTTTCATCGCAAGTCCGCTTCTTGTAACATGGCACAATTGGGATCTGAAGAAGAGATAA
- a CDS encoding sigma factor-like helix-turn-helix DNA-binding protein, translating into MTNENDSSKYQIKIDLNNLILEMVNKLPKRPQEVIIMRFNLDGKGVRTLDQIGKDYGVTRERVRQIEAEGISKLKAIGKDGNIDQVFDYIQEAIEDHGGIMSEDSIAEYLFGAAANSGVNRQLTLLILSLDEKIKNTKEIKVHKKIYFYNDEHVKRFRDIMNDIEKYLLEKNENLEYEKIIELANDCASKKGFSKLPPNAIKSYLSANKIIIRNILNQWGHEKWPHINPKSIKDKAYLALKKGERALHFSEIADEINKIWIQRKKKANKQTVHNELIKDKRFVLIGRGIYALKDWGYSPGTVLDVIIELLKAKGEMGQDEIIDEVLNKRKVRKNTIILNLQNKNYFEKLPNKIYKLKQ; encoded by the coding sequence ATGACAAATGAAAACGACAGCTCGAAATACCAAATTAAAATAGATTTGAACAATCTTATTTTAGAAATGGTTAACAAACTTCCAAAAAGACCCCAGGAAGTCATTATCATGAGGTTTAATTTGGATGGAAAGGGAGTGAGAACTCTCGACCAGATCGGAAAAGATTATGGCGTGACCAGAGAGAGGGTCAGGCAGATCGAAGCAGAGGGGATCTCGAAACTGAAAGCAATTGGCAAGGATGGCAATATCGATCAGGTTTTTGATTATATACAGGAGGCCATAGAGGATCATGGCGGAATAATGAGTGAAGACAGTATTGCCGAATATTTATTCGGTGCGGCGGCCAATTCCGGCGTGAACAGGCAATTGACTTTGCTGATCTTGTCATTGGACGAAAAGATAAAGAATACGAAGGAAATAAAGGTTCACAAGAAGATATATTTCTATAACGATGAGCATGTAAAGAGATTCAGAGATATCATGAATGATATCGAAAAATATCTCCTTGAGAAGAACGAAAATCTGGAATATGAAAAAATAATAGAGCTGGCAAATGACTGTGCATCTAAAAAAGGATTCAGCAAACTGCCGCCGAATGCGATCAAGTCCTATCTTAGTGCCAATAAAATAATAATAAGAAATATATTGAATCAGTGGGGACATGAAAAATGGCCTCATATAAATCCGAAGAGTATCAAGGATAAGGCATATCTTGCTTTGAAAAAAGGCGAGAGAGCGCTGCATTTTTCCGAGATCGCCGACGAGATCAATAAGATATGGATCCAAAGGAAAAAGAAAGCGAACAAGCAGACGGTGCATAATGAGCTTATCAAAGATAAGAGGTTTGTTCTGATCGGAAGAGGCATTTATGCGTTGAAAGATTGGGGGTATAGCCCGGGAACCGTATTAGATGTTATAATAGAACTATTGAAGGCGAAGGGAGAAATGGGACAGGATGAGATAATCGATGAGGTTCTGAACAAGAGGAAGGTCAGGAAAAATACCATAATTCTGAACTTGCAAAACAAGAATTATTTCGAAAAACTTCCCAACAAAATATACAAGCTGAAACAATAA